Proteins co-encoded in one Lineus longissimus chromosome 11, tnLinLong1.2, whole genome shotgun sequence genomic window:
- the LOC135496362 gene encoding uncharacterized protein LOC135496362: MNMSNMQKMSRKMPVRLQVKWRDEAQRVKRDTGKLPGVEVLVRFIERAAEAVSDPVFGKIADNRSNSGKPKTTQGKPTFGGKQDNARPVASTFATSTSTSSSHLKCYDCGDNHRLGDCEVFKAKDLKQRATFVKTHNLCFNCLGRSHVSKDCNVKVQCQVCGKKHSTLLHRYQVSGNANSTQPQRVQQPVNANSTGVCTINSNVLQRNSGQVALQVVPIRIYGESGTSLTTLALLDSCCQDTFVKKSLADKLHLHVASYEPIEIQTMTGIGTVLSGHVDFSVEGASNPMRRVQIRGRAVEGLTVNSVHPGDLQRWDHLKDIKMVDVEIPEVNLILGANIPEVLVHIESRLGRSGEPSAVRTILGWSVIGPTGNGKRSTCSVNFVSSTRNSFAVRTEFEKDSQLSQFLELDSLGVKESPGMSVEDRRALNILQESTKLVDGRFEVGMLWREKDLWLPNNRSTAEARLNSLRRKLGKDPELSKKYAEFMAGLIEKGYARKLTVEETQTTTDKTWYLPHHSVVNPRKPGKVRVVFDAAASHRNVALNDQLMQGPDLISSLLGILIRFRERPVGLVGDIEAMFLQVAVPEEDTDSLRFLWWHDGNVNGPVEEYKMQRHIFGARDSPACCNFALKETAKSCTGFSEGAREAVLKSFYVDDKVGSVDTEDIGIARIQEVSEIVATGGFHIRGWISNSLAVMKSVPESVRAGSVVNLNFDESPVNRTLGMEWEVRRDVFKFSVTLAEKPATKRGVLSTLSSLFDPMGLICPVVLKAKNIMQNLWRLQIGWDEDIPPEAQRVWDEWKAELSNLAKINIPRCHLSQSMDHLLEVSLHIFSDGSTIGYGMCCYLRMVYEDGTIHCSLLLGRARCAPVKTTSIPRLELQAARLAVRICQTIQDEITYNISSLVFWTDSQTVLKYIANDSRRFNVYVANRVAEIRDVTSVDQWRHCPGVENPADDASRGLSPMDMNMQHRWFRGPEFLWMSEDSWPQNHADVTDLSAQDPEVKHCTAVHVTSVTENTEGEAVLQLVERSNSWQELVQQAALVMRMGQIYATKDECTPETVKEATEWIVRNVQRQYFAEEIRRLQEGNNVKASSKIQSLSPVLVDGILRVGGRLENAPTLTSNEKYPIILPKDKTGRLVMLDAHQRLAHAGREQTLAETRKEFWILGGRHLAKNIIRNCCDCRRRNARPMKQVMAALPEFRLVPFQPAFTTTGCDLFGPLEIKWGRNTAIKRWGCLFTCLVTRAVYLEMVQSLSSDDFVLTLRQFISRRGPPEEIRCDNGSNFTGAAKELGKAIEEWNQQQIVTEMQQKGIKFIFLPPNAPHMAGVWERLVKISKRHLQALSGGYLLTDNGLRTLLAEAEAIMNGRPLCPVSEDPKDFEALTPNHFLVQRKLVGLPPGVFVKEDGLLRKEWRKVQWAAELFWQRWLKEYLPSLQHRQKWRTTQRDVRVGDLVLLVEDGVKRGQWPLGRVTKVVCGQDNHVRSAFVKTEHTELHRPIVKMCLLEAAEDDSSKDDSE; the protein is encoded by the coding sequence ATGAACATGTCTAACATGCAGAAAATGTCCAGAAAAATGCCCGTTAGGCTGCAGGTGAAGTGGCGTGATGAGGCACAGCGTGTAAAACGAGACACGGGCAAGCTGCCTGGTGTAGAAGTCCTTGTCAGGTTCATCGAGAGGGCGGCGGAAGCTGTGAGTGACCCCGTCTTTGGTAAGATTGCTGACAATCGGTCAAATAGTGGTAAGCCGAAGACGACACAAGGAAAGCCGACATTCGGGGGTAAACAGGACAACGCTAGACCTGTTGCCTCTACGTTTGCTACCAGTACCAGCACCTCCTCATCACATCTGAAATGCTATGATTGCGGAGACAACCATAGGCTGGGGGACTGTGAAGTTTTCAAGGCCAAGGACCTGAAACAGCGTGCCACTTTTGTTAAGACACACAACCTGTGTTTCAACTGTCTGGGAAGGTCCCATGTATCCAAGGACTGCAACGTTAAGGTGCAATGTCAAGTTTGTGGTAAAAAACACTCTACGTTACTACATCGCTACCAGGTGAGCGGAAATGCCAATTCAACTCAGCCTCAGCGAGTACAGCAACCAGTGAATGCCAATTCTACTGGGGTGTGCACTATAAATTCGAACGTCCTGCAACGCAACAGTGGGCAAGTGGCCCTTCAAGTGGTTCCGATAAGAATATACGGTGAAAGTGGTACAAGTCTTACTACTCTGGCCCTGCTTGATTCTTGTTGTCAGGACACATTtgtcaaaaaatccctagcagACAAACTACACCTCCACGTTGCAAGTTATGAGCCAATTGAGATTCAGACAATGACTGGCATTGGTACGGTTCTCAGTGGACATGTCGATTTTAGTGTAGAGGGGGCAAGTAACCCCATGAGAAGAGTTCAAATTCGAGGCAGGGCAGTAGAAGGCCTGACTGTTAACTCTGTTCATCCTGGTGACCTACAGAGGTGGGACCATCTCAAGGATATCAAAATGGTGGACGTGGAGATTCCTGAAGTGAACCTCATCTTGGGCGCCAACATCCCTGAGGTGTTGGTGCACATCGAATCCAGACTTGGAAGAAGTGGTGAACCATCAGCCGTAAGAACGATCCTTGGTTGGAGCGTCATTGGTCCGACGGGGAATGGTAAACGTAGTACATGCAGTGTGAACTTTGTAAGTAGCACACGCAATAGTTTTGCTGTCAGGACTGAGTTTGAAAAGGACAGTCAGTTGTCTCAATTTTTGGAATTAGATAGCCTCGGTGTCAAGGAGAGCCCTGGGATGTCTGTTGAGGATAGGAGAGCCCTGAACATCCTACAAGAGAGCACCAAGCTGGTTGATGGCCGATTTGAAGTCGGGATGCTGTGGCGAGAGAAAGACTTGTGGCTCCCCAACAATAGGAGCACCGCTGAAGCCAGGCTGAACTCCCTAAGGCGCAAGTTGGGAAAGGACCCCGAGTTGAGTAAGAAGTACGCAGAGTTCATGGCTGGGCTGATAGAGAAAGGCTATGCAAGAAAACTTACCGTAGAAGAAACACAGACTACCACTGACAAGACTTGGTATTTGCCGCATCACTCGGTTGTGAATCCAAGAAAACCTGGAAAGGTGAGAGTGGTCTTCGATGCAGCCGCATCCCATCGCAACGTCGCCCTCAATGACCAGCTAATGCAGGGACCGGATTTGATCAGTAGCCTATTGGGAATCTTGATACGGTTCAGAGAGAGACCGGTGGGTCTCGTCGGAGACATTGAGGCAATGTTTCTCCAGGTGGCTGTGCCGGAGGAAGACACCGATTCGTTACGCTTCTTATGGTGGCATGACGGTAATGTGAATGGCCCGGTGGAAGAGTATAAGATGCAGAGACACATCTTCGGTGCCCGAGACTCACCGGCATGCTGCAATTTTGCGTTGAAGGAGACAGCAAAATCATGCACTGGCTTTAGTGAGGGAGCCCGTGAAGCCGTCTTGAAGTCGTTCTATGTTGACGACAAGGTAGGATCTGTAGACACTGAGGACATTGGCATAGCTAGGATCCAAGAAGTTAGCGAAATAGTTGCTACTGGTGGGTTTCACATTCGAGGATGGATAAGCAACAGCTTGGCTGTCATGAAGTCCGTACCGGAGTCTGTTAGAGCAGGATCAGTGGTCAACCTGAACTTTGATGAGTCACCAGTAAATAGGACACTAGGCATGGAATGGGAGGTGAGACGAGACGTCTTCAAGTTCAGTGTAACGCTAGCTGAGAAACCAGCAACAAAGAGGGGTGTCCTGTCAACTCTCAGTTCCCTCTTTGACCCCATGGGACTCATCTGTCCTGTTGTCTTGAAGGCGAAAAACATCATGCAGAATCTCTGGAGACTGCAGATTGGTTGGGACGAGGATATTCCCCCAGAGGCGCAGCGAGTTTGGGATGAATGGAAAGCTGAATTGTCCAATTTAGCTAAGATAAACATCCCCAGATGTCACCTGTCACAATCCATGGACCACCTGCTGGAAGTATCCCTGCATATCTTTTCCGACGGTTCCACCATTGGTTATGGGATGTGCTGTTATCTCAGAATGGTCTATGAGGATGGGACCATTCATTGTTCTCTCTTGTTGGGGAGAGCCAGGTGTGCTCCAGTGAAGACAACTTCAATACCAAGATTGGAGCTACAGGCGGCCAGGCTAGCAGTAAGGATCTGTCAAACCATCCAGGATGAGATAACGTACAACATCAGctccctggtgttttggactgaCTCACAAACTGTCTTGAAATACATTGCCAATGACAGCAGACGTTTCAATGTCTATGTTGCTAATAGAGTGGCAGAAATCAGAGATGTGACGAGCGTTGATCAATGGAGACATTGCCCAGGAGTAGAAAATCCAGCCGATGACGCCTCCAGGGGACTGAGCCCTATGGACATGAACATGCAGCATCGTTGGTTTCGCGGACCGGAATTTCTATGGATGTCAGAAGATAGCTGGCCCCAGAACCATGCCGATGTGACAGACCTTTCAGCACAGGATCCAGAAGTAAAGCATTGTACAGCAGTCCATGTGACCAGTGTGACTGAAAACACTGAAGGAGAGGCTGTCCTGCAGTTGGTTGAAAGATCTAATTCCTGGCAAGAGCTGGTACAACAAGCAGCATTGGTCATGAGAATGGGACAAATATATGCCACCAAAGACGAGTGTACGCCCGAGACTGTGAAAGAAGCCACAGAATGGATCGTCAGAAATGTACAACGCCAATATTTCGCCGAGGAAATAAGAAGACTGCAGGAAGGGAATAATGTGAAGGCTAGTAGCAAAATTCAGAGCCTAAGTCCGGTGTTGGTAGACGGCATTCTACGAGTGGGCGGGAGATTGGAAAATGCGCCGACACTGACTTCAAACGAGAAATATCCCATCATCTTACCCAAGGATAAGACTGGTCGATTGGTAATGCTTGATGCTCATCAGAGGCTGGCACATGCCGGGAGGGAACAGACCTTAGCAGAAACAAGAAAGGAGTTTTGGATATTAGGAGGACGTCATCTGGCTAAGAACATTATTAGAAACTGTTGCGATTGTCGTCGTAGAAACGCCAGACCAATGAAACAGGTGATGGCAGCGTTACCAGAATTCAGACTCGTTCCCTTCCAACCAGCTTTCACCACGACTGGATGTGACTTGTTCGGTCCCCTAGAGATCAAATGGGGCCGCAATACGGCTATCAAGAGATGGGGCTGCCTATTTACGTGTTTGGTTACCCGAGCAGTGTATTTGGAGATGGTACAGTCTCTAAGTAGTGATGATTTTGTGCTGACACTGAGACAGTTTATCAGCAGGAGGGGACCTCCAGAAGAGATTCGATGTGACAATGGGTCAAATTTCACTGGCGCAGCCAAGGAGCTGGGGAAGGCCATAGAAGAGTGGAATCAGCAGCAGATTGTGACGGAGATGCAACAGAAGGGcattaagttcatatttttGCCCCCTAATGCCCCACATATGGCCGGTGTATGGGAACGTCTGGTTAAGATTTCCAAGAGACACCTACAAGCACTTTCTGGTGGATATTTGCTGACAGACAACGGTCTTCGAACTCTGTTAGCTGAAGCTGAGGCCATCATGAATGGACGACCACTGTGTCCAGTATCAGAGGACCCAAAGGACTTTGAAGCGCTCACACCCAACCATTTTCTTGTTCAAAGAAAATTGGTAGGATTACCTCCAGGAGTTTTTGTCAAGGAAGACGGTCTCTTACGTAAGGAGTGGAGAAAGGTCCAGTGGGCAGCAGAGCTCTTTTGGCAGAGGTGGTTAAAGGAATACCTACCGTCTCTTCAGCACCGGCAGAAATGGAGGACGACTCAACGAGATGTACGTGTTGGCGACCTTGTCCTTCTCGTGGAGGATGGAGTAAAACGAGGTCAGTGGCCCCTGGGCCGAGTCACCAAGGTTGTATGTGGCCAAGACAATCATGTCCGATCGGCATTTGTGAAGACCGAGCATACTGAATTGCATCGTCCAATCGTCAAAATGTGTCTCCTGGAAGCAGCTGAGGACGATTCTTCCAAGGATGATTCTGAGTAG